The Bacteroides sp. genomic interval CTCCCCTTTCAGGCCTGCATAAAAGAGCAGGCTATCATGGACATTTTCAAGACCGGTAACCATGAAGCCTTTTTCATAAGGTCCGGGATAACCACCCGAAACCAGCACCACGGTCGCAGCATAATCGGGCATTATTTCAACAGTTTGGGTGTGGAGCGTCCCTTTCGCCGCAGCTTCAAACAGGCTCACCAGATCGGATAGAATGCGAGGCAAGATCGCCTCTGTTTCAGGATCACCCAAGCGGGCATTGTATTCAATTACATAGGGATCGCCTTCCACATTCATAAGCCCGAAGAACAGGAATCCGCAATAGGGGATATTCTCCTTTTTCAGCCCTTCAATGGTAGGGATTACGATCCGCTTCTCAACCTTATCCATAAAGTCTTTCCCCGCAAAAGGCACAGGGGAAACCGCCCCCATACCCCCGGTATTGGGTCCGGAATCCTTTTCACCCACCCGCTTGTAGTCTTTAGCCGAAGGAAGCAAGCGGTAGTTATGTCCATCGGTCAGGGCAAACACTGACAATTCGATTCCTTGAAGGAACTCCTCCACCACCACCGTAGCTGAAGCTTCCCCGAAGGGTTCTTCCAGCAGCATCTCTTCCAGGGTCTGCGTGGCCTCTGCAAGGGTTTCACAAATAATCACTCCTTTCCCGGCAGCCAGGCCATCTGCTTTCAGCACATAAGGCGCCGCAAAGGTTTCAAGGAAAGCTTTCCCTTCATCCAGCGTTTCTTTTGTAAAAGAACGGTAACGGGCTGTCGGGATTCCGTGCCGCACCATAAATTCTTTTGCAAAGGCTTTGCTTCCCTCAAGTGCCGCACCAGCTTTTCGGGGACCCACCATCAGAACGTGGTTCAAATCGGGATTATCAGCAAAATAATCGGCGATTCCGCGTACCAGGGGCTCTTCAGGACCCACCACAACCATATCGATACCGTGTTTCTGCACGAACTGCCCCACAGCTTCAAAGTCATTGATTGCGAGTTCAATGTTTTCGCCCACCAGTGAGGTTCCGGCATTTCCTGGTGCAATAAACAATCTGCTGCAACGGGGGCTTTGGGCAATTTTCCAGGCCAGGGCATGCTCCCGTCCGCCTGAACCCAAAATCAGAATCTGCATCATAGGTGAAGAGGTTTTGATTTCATCAATGAATAGGCTTCAAAATTACAACAAAAATACTAGCTGAGTCCTTCCCTTTCCAATAGGGCTTCAATGGTGGGTTCACTTCCCCTGAAACGTTTATACAACAGCATGGGATGCTCACTTCCGCCTTTTGAGAGGATGTGCTCGCGGAATGATCCTGCCGTTTCCCGGTC includes:
- the purD gene encoding phosphoribosylamine--glycine ligase, producing the protein MQILILGSGGREHALAWKIAQSPRCSRLFIAPGNAGTSLVGENIELAINDFEAVGQFVQKHGIDMVVVGPEEPLVRGIADYFADNPDLNHVLMVGPRKAGAALEGSKAFAKEFMVRHGIPTARYRSFTKETLDEGKAFLETFAAPYVLKADGLAAGKGVIICETLAEATQTLEEMLLEEPFGEASATVVVEEFLQGIELSVFALTDGHNYRLLPSAKDYKRVGEKDSGPNTGGMGAVSPVPFAGKDFMDKVEKRIVIPTIEGLKKENIPYCGFLFFGLMNVEGDPYVIEYNARLGDPETEAILPRILSDLVSLFEAAAKGTLHTQTVEIMPDYAATVVLVSGGYPGPYEKGFMVTGLENVHDSLLFYAGLKGEGQQPLTSGGRVIAITSLATELPEALKISYHNASLVDYMGKYYRRDIGKDLLAK